Proteins encoded within one genomic window of Streptomyces taklimakanensis:
- a CDS encoding CGNR zinc finger domain-containing protein: protein MSATTESERTPRPPLVGEPLALDLVNTVFIHGGLRGSPVDALTTPTELGRWLDEHAEAFPDGLAARGPATPSHLAEFRRLREALRELSRSCVAGEPHGEEAAAVVNRAARLSQRWPELAPGETAGPVVRWAEEDPYLALLGVVAVSGVDLLTGPRRRDLRACAAPGCVLYFVRSHRRREWCTPACGNRVRVARHHGRHRG, encoded by the coding sequence ATGTCGGCGACGACGGAGAGCGAACGGACGCCCCGGCCTCCGCTGGTCGGGGAGCCACTGGCGTTGGACCTGGTGAACACCGTGTTCATCCACGGAGGGCTGCGCGGCAGCCCGGTGGACGCGCTGACCACCCCGACCGAACTGGGCCGCTGGCTCGACGAGCACGCGGAGGCGTTCCCCGACGGGCTCGCCGCGCGGGGCCCGGCGACGCCCTCGCACCTGGCGGAGTTCCGGCGCCTGCGCGAGGCGCTGCGGGAGCTGAGCCGCTCCTGCGTCGCCGGGGAGCCCCACGGCGAGGAGGCGGCCGCCGTGGTGAACCGCGCCGCGCGACTCTCCCAGCGCTGGCCCGAGTTGGCCCCCGGGGAGACGGCCGGTCCGGTGGTGCGCTGGGCGGAGGAGGACCCGTACCTGGCCCTGCTGGGCGTGGTGGCGGTCTCCGGCGTCGACCTGCTCACGGGCCCGCGCCGGCGGGATCTGCGCGCCTGCGCCGCGCCGGGCTGCGTCCTGTACTTCGTCCGGAGCCATCGGCGCCGGGAGTGGTGCACACCGGCCTGCGGCAACCGGGTGCGGGTCGCCCGCCACCACGGACGTCACCGCGGCTGA
- a CDS encoding HPP family protein, with the protein MTTEESLGTAPAPAPAVPAQPAPAATPGRPAGKAPPRPAALTIAVATAGSVVGLVLLVAIGAWLDQVWLIPPLAASSALVFGAPALPLAQPRSVIGGQVLSALTGFAVLAVAGSSTWGAGVAGGLALGVMMLARTPHSPAAATAVIVVAQSPDPLLFLVLLAAAATLLVVVGTATGRLRAAPNYPTYWW; encoded by the coding sequence GTGACAACAGAAGAATCCCTCGGCACCGCACCGGCCCCCGCGCCCGCCGTCCCCGCCCAACCGGCTCCGGCGGCCACCCCCGGGCGGCCGGCCGGCAAGGCGCCGCCGCGACCGGCCGCGCTCACCATCGCCGTGGCCACTGCCGGCTCGGTCGTCGGACTGGTGCTGCTGGTCGCCATCGGCGCGTGGCTGGACCAGGTCTGGCTGATCCCCCCGCTCGCGGCCAGTTCCGCCCTCGTCTTCGGCGCCCCCGCCCTGCCCCTGGCCCAACCGCGCAGCGTCATCGGCGGACAGGTGCTGTCCGCCCTGACCGGATTCGCCGTCCTGGCGGTGGCCGGCAGCTCCACCTGGGGCGCCGGCGTGGCGGGCGGACTCGCGCTCGGCGTGATGATGCTGGCCCGCACACCCCACTCGCCCGCGGCGGCCACCGCCGTCATCGTGGTGGCCCAGTCGCCCGACCCGCTGCTCTTCCTCGTCCTGCTGGCCGCCGCCGCCACGCTCCTGGTCGTCGTCGGCACCGCGACCGGCCGGCTGCGCGCCGCCCCGAACTACCCGACCTACTGGTGGTGA
- a CDS encoding CGNR zinc finger domain-containing protein: MGAGAEETVPPAAGVGADPRPLKDEPLGLDLLNTRWIDGGIRHDLLADLDGLAVWLTGHDLLERSGGATPAVLEAVRAARDALAAVVADPDDARARRELNAVLAHGRVLRRLDPTGPAEDVETDDPAWLAAWLAADDYLRLVRTAPDRIRACANDDCVLHFYDVSRNGTRRWCSMSGCGNRAKASRHYARTRRREGFEDRA, translated from the coding sequence ATGGGTGCCGGCGCGGAGGAGACGGTCCCCCCGGCCGCGGGGGTCGGCGCCGATCCCCGGCCCCTGAAGGACGAGCCGCTCGGCCTGGACCTGCTCAACACCCGCTGGATCGACGGCGGGATCCGGCACGACCTCCTGGCGGATCTCGACGGGCTCGCTGTCTGGCTGACCGGCCACGACCTGCTGGAACGGAGCGGCGGCGCCACTCCGGCGGTCCTGGAGGCCGTCCGCGCCGCCCGTGACGCGCTGGCCGCCGTCGTCGCCGACCCCGACGACGCCCGCGCCCGGAGGGAACTCAACGCCGTCCTGGCGCACGGCCGCGTGCTGCGCCGCCTGGACCCCACGGGTCCCGCCGAGGACGTCGAGACCGACGACCCCGCCTGGCTGGCGGCCTGGCTGGCCGCCGACGACTACCTGCGCCTGGTGCGCACCGCCCCGGACCGCATCCGGGCCTGCGCCAACGACGACTGCGTCCTGCACTTCTACGACGTCTCCCGGAACGGCACCCGCCGCTGGTGCTCCATGTCGGGCTGCGGGAACCGGGCCAAGGCGTCGCGCCACTACGCGCGCACCCGCCGTCGCGAGGGCTTCGAGGACCGGGCGTAG